Proteins encoded together in one Astatotilapia calliptera chromosome 7, fAstCal1.2, whole genome shotgun sequence window:
- the amn1 gene encoding protein AMN1 homolog, translated as MQSCTLMNGQHQQIRQASQPSQAAPYHAHDGTRNLQSWTPKQSIHYQARNLGVQNAHAEHFPLHNGAYSNRQMSNLQTSAGTYQEVSSQQNGGGNKNSYFSGMLFNYIQNVSANKQSGNPSLPASGFQIPTLQDCDQNSSTQSPPNQMNSNTTYPQQGMSTHWKEPLVVNERQMIGTQDRTVTNIQHVSVQQGMQQNVNGDLTKPISAYTTPTTSFPPERGLCTSTMMSGSEQTVYLVSNNQVQRQSGTQHGFSPVNSQSYNMGTSQTSGNSNIATYPPSSAQNSYFSSTSHKTQQHSAQHQLRNNNGIKTATYSNSNFYKKYENINYSAEMRGRQIKTYKQQKVIRHSLSADGLNNSCTPGFDGCRPPPPYSYANHRQQQYVRTTTMVSSNQSNIQPGTSATRKNYSNLNSIKLLPGHSGQSLPQSTQNVMSRTQHAVSTPHQQTCVPNGFHKSAAGNERSPSNEIHPKKNCSLIELLLCSSLLPESVDRKTQSSVASSFEMLSSVQLNDSSIHSSPGNASTKAIAVVQPLPSLEGQLHNDHASSDSTAGDSLNNPKETFVLDTTAINKTLPSSESGTQNTGKQPELDVNVQNSIPSQESVCQNSPEDQSGIQTLSTSPVSDLSALPTSPWTLLALTKLIKDAEKNQKELSDLKELHTAQKIIDLFWEGKLETLQMYSCKVGFLKVLEVKEFCQKHLTANSVVLLQVDGNFEEQMESYHVLKDNEVFSELPYKSSWLNLNEQLDEIDKEFGFPLSLKHHTSLLESDGQKDQMHINNSDPAIMSKVPSKILPSTHFEPVDSNEGKEATTLKPPSIQTPSSNQTDDASDPCLSLKIQVMPPEEAKRYHEQSENEMPQSMDAERVVSSSTESETPDNTESTSWESKLETVEIGISQSLCCLTKLLKMTIGSSTSYDCKCHSQKEQKFGKGLKNTSDSGETVVLKHNNQLGKDPVKDKENTDDQVVTFSGSELCSFLGQTIDLTEVDDQPQLPSEQNSKNHSKIANTSHSGIIIISDEDEDLSSGENEILSQKTDLAIKMSEPYDKCGQEQPTSTASSLSGASVSTNKAETEKFCSTETEIAIQILDHDRSCEEALDVPVSPLETKEQSQICAEGDFKVSVKHKKIKRKHKRLEWDDEFGPPQKESKKCNLPVDLNLENALDDVSKCEKEPAVEAEALNIDSKRTAELVLFGSAQQDKCALTGSRKAHFRFVKGASKAAHLRPPEVLTVNLNPLSSKSSDMVYKRNYSVKQLIHDKWWRSFQQTKASHKKTRKHRSYSVAGGILMKRDGIKESRSLKTLGEEKKDITADNKRCSSKSESQNVKPCQEHIVLRFSVLPSNFDLKDGSSGRKQSTNPISEEPEKEQSAATAAAKPKGKWSSSLQKNRPRPIPKTFSLFHEYQKKYKERSHSKD; from the exons ATGCAGTCCTGTACATTGATGAATGGACAACACCAGCAGATTAGACAAGCCTCTCAGCCCTCGCAAGCTGCTCCTTATCATGCCCATGATGGAACAAGAAATCTGCAATCTTGGACTCCAAAACAAAGCATTCACTATCAAGCAAGAAACCTAGGAGTGCAAAATGCACACGCTGAACATTTCCCTTTGCACAATGGAGCTTATTCTAACAGACAAATGTCAAATTTGCAGACTTCTGCAGGAACTTATCAGGAGGTTTCTTCTCAGCAGAATGGTGGAGGCAATAAAAACAGTTATTTTTCTGGTATGTTATTTAACTATATTCAAAATGTATCAGCTAATAAGCAAAGTGGAAACCCATCTTTGCCAGCATCTGGATTTCAGATTCCCACTCTGCAAGACTGTGATCAGAATTCATCAACTCAGAGTCCACCTAACCAGATGAACTCAAACACTACATATCCCCAGCAAGGCATGTCCACTCATTGGAAAGAGCCACTGGTTGTTAATGAGAGACAAATGATTGGAACACAGGATAGAACTGTGACTAATATCCAGCATGTCAGTGTTCAGCAGGGCATGCAACAGAATGTGAATGGAGACTTGACAAAACCCATTTCAGCGTACACTACACCAACTACCTCATTTCCACCTGAACGTGGTTTATGTACCAGCACTATGATGTCTGGCTCAGAACAGACTGTGTACCTTGTTTCGAACAATCAGGTTCAAAGACAAAGCGGCACTCAGCATGGATTCTCTCCTGTCAACTCACAGAGTTACAATATGGGAACCTCTCAGACTTCAGGAAACAGTAACATTGCAACATATCCACCATCAAGTGCACAGAATTCTTACTTTTCCAGCACCAGCCACAAAACTCAGCAACACTCGGCTCAGCACCAATTAAGAAACAACAATGGGATCAAGACTGCCACCTACAGTAACTCAAATTTTTATAAAAAGtatgaaaatattaattacTCTGCAGAAATGAGAGggcgtcagataaaaacttatAAACAACAGAAAGTGATCAGGCACTCATTAAGTGCAGATGGTTTAAATAATTCATGCACTCCTGGGTTTGATGGTTGTCGTCCTCCTCCACCGTACAGCTATGCAaatcacagacagcagcagtATGTCAGAACGACCACAATGGTCTCGTCTAATCAATCTAATATTCAACCTGGGACTTCGGCTACCCGTAAAAATTATAGTAACTTGAATTCCATCAAGTTATTACCCGGGCATTCTGGACAGTCTTTACCTCAAAGCACTCAAAATGTAATGTCAAGAACACAGCACGCTGTAAGTACACCCCATCAGCAAACCTGTGTACCTAACGGTTTCCACAAATCTGCTGCAGGAAATGAAAGAAGCCCAAGTAACGAAATTCATCCTAAAAAGAACTGTAGCTTAATTGAATTGTTGCTTTGTTCATCCCTGCTGCCGGAATCTGTTGACCGCAAGACACAATCATCAGTAGCAAGCAGTTTTGAGATGCTGTCATCAGTCCAGTTAAATGACAGCTCCATTCACTCATCACCTGGAAATGCCAGCACCAAAGCTATTGCTGTTGTACAACCACTGCCATCACTGGAAGGTCAGCTTCACAATGACCATGCTTCTTCTGATTCCACAGCAGGAGACTCTTTAAACAACCCTAaggaaacttttgttttagataccACAGCAATTAACAAAACGCTGCCATCTTCAGAGTCAGggacacaaaacacaggaaaacaaccTGAACTGGATGTTAATGTTCAAAATTCAATTCCATCCCAAGAATCAGTATGCCAAAATTCTCCTGAAGACCAAAGTGGGATCCAGACACTTTCAACATCACCCGTTTCTGATCTTTCCGCACTCCCAACATCCCCATGGACATTATTGGCACTAACGAAGTTGATAAAAGATGCAGAAAAGAATCAGAAAGAGCTCAGCGATTTGAAAGAATTACACACTGCACAAAAAATTATAGACCTGTTTTGGGAGGGAAAACTTGAAACACTGCAAATGTACTCATGCAAGGTAGGCTTTCTCAAGGTTTTAGAAGTTAAAGAATTCTGCCAAAAACATTTAACAGCCAACTCTGTTGTACTGTTGCAGGTAGATGGCAATTTTGAGGAGCAAATGGAAAGCTACCATGTCCTCAAAGACAATGAAGTATTTTCAGAATTGCCTTACAAATCATCATGGTTAAATCTAAATGAGCAGTTGGATGAAATAGACAAAGAATTTGGTTTCCCATTGTCTCTGAAACATCACACTTCATTGCTTGAGAGTGATGGCCAGAAAGATCAGATGCacatcaacaacagtgatcctGCAATTATGAGTAAAGTGCCAAGCAAGATCTTGCCATCAACACATTTTGAACCCGTTGATtcaaatgaaggaaaagaagcCACCACACTCAAACCCCCCTCCATTCAAACTCCCTCCTCTAATCAGACAGATGATGCCAGTGACCCATGTTTGTCCCTGAAAATCCAAGTTATGCCTCCAGAAGAAGCCAAACGTTACCATGAGCAAAGCGAAAATGAGATGCCACAAAGTATGGATGCAGAGAGGGTCGTAAGTAGTTCCACGGAGAGTGAGACACCTGATAATACAGAGTCCACATCGTGGGAATCAAAATTGGAAACTGTGGAAATTGGCATAAGTCAGTCGCTTTGCTGTCTTACAAAGCTGTTGAAAATGACTATAGGATCAAGTACATCTTATGATTGTAAATGCCACAGCCAGAAAGAACAAAAGTTTGGAAAAGGGTTAAAAAATACCAGTGATAGTGGCGAAACAGTTGTACTAAAGCACAATAACCAGCTTGGGAAGGATCCAGTAAAGGACAAGGAGAACACTGATGATCAAGTTGTGACATTTAGTGGTTCTGAGCTTTGCAGCTTTCTTGGTCAAACCATAGATTTGACTGAAGTTGATGACCAACCTCAATTGCCTTCTGAACAAAATTCTAAGAACCACTCCAAAATAGCCAATACCAGTCATTCAGGTATTATAATTATaagtgatgaagatgaagatctCTCCAGTGGTGAAAATGAAATTCTTAGCCAGAAGACAGATCTTGCCATAAAGATGTCTGAACCTTACGATAAGTGTGGACAAGAACAACCAACGTCTACAGCATCGAGTCTGTCAGGTGCCTCAGTCAGTACTAACAAAGCTGAAACTGAAAAGTTCTGCAGCACTGAGACTGAGATTGCCATCCAGATCCTGGATCATGACAGGAGTTGTGAAGAAGCTTTAGATGTGCCAGTGTCACCTTTGGAAACCAAAGAGCAATCTCAAATCTGTGCTGAAGGTGACTTTAAAGTATCtgtcaagcataaaaaaatcaaaagaaaacacaagagaCTCGAATGGGATGATGAATTTGGTCCACCCCAAAAGGAATCAAAGAAATGCAACTTGCCTGTTGATCTTAATTTAGAAAATGCCCTTGATGATGTTTCAAAATGTGAAAAGGAGCCTGCTGTTGAAGCTGAAGCTCTCAATATAGACTCAAAAAGAACTGCAGAACTGGTGCTGTTTGGCTCAGCTCAACAAGACAAGTGTGCTTTAACTGGCAGCAGAAAAGCCCATTTCCGTTTTGTAAAGGGTGCATCTAAGGCAGCACACCTGAGGCCTCCAGAAGTTCTTACTGTCAATCTCAACCCTTTGAGTAGCAAGTCCAGTGACATGGTGTACAAGAGGAATTATTCAGTAAAACAGCTAATTCATGACAAATGGTGGAGAAGTTTTCAACAGACTAAAGCTAGTCACAAAAAAACCCGTAAACATCGTTCTTACTCTGTTGCCGGGGGTATCTTGATGAAACGAGATGGAATTAAGGAATCCCGGAGTCTGAAGACGCTTGGAGAGGAGAAGAAGGATATCACTGCTGATAATAAGAGGTGTTCCTCTAAAAGTGAAAGCCAAAATGTCAAACCTTGCCAGGAGCACATAGTCTTGAGGTTCAGTGTTCTACCCAGTAACTTTGACCTCAAAGATGGATCCAGTGGCAGGAAGCAATCCACCAATCCCATTTCAG AAGAGCCAGAGAAAGAGCAGAGCGCTGCTACAGCTGCTGCAAAACCGAAAG GTAAATGGAGTTCGAGTCTGCAGAAGAATCGACCTCGACCTATTCCCAAGACCTTCAGTCTCTTCCACGAGTATCAGAAGAAATACAAGGAGCGCTCTCACTCAAAAGATTAA